The genomic stretch CTCAGCACGACGCGATCGTTTTCGCGGCGGGCGCGCTCGAGCAGCGCGACATGGCCCTCGTGCAACGCACCCATCGTCGGCACGAAGCCCACCGTCCGCCCGGCGAAGTCGGGACCACGCCTCGCCCGCGACCACTCTTCCGGCGAACGGACGACGATCGGCCGCGCCGGCGCATGCACCGAGTCGTTCAACACAGCACCTCCTCGCGCGCCGGAAACCGTGCCTCGCGCACATCGGTCACGTAACGCTGGAGAGCATCGCGCACGAGCGCGTGTCCCTCCAGATAACGACGAGCGAACCTCGGCCGAAACTCGTCGCTCAAGCCGAGGAGGTCGTGCAACACGAGCACTTGGCCGGACGTGCGCGGCCCGGAGCCGATGCCGATGGTGGGGATCGCGAGCGCCTCGGTGGCGTCGGTCGCGAGCTGCTCGGGCACACATTCCAACACGAGCGCGAAGGCACCGAGCGCCTGCAGCGTCCGCGCATCCTCCAGCAAACGAGCCGCGTCTTCGGCGGAACGACCCTGCACGCGATAGCCACCGAGTTGATGGACGGATTGAGGCGTGAGTCCGAGGTGTCCCATGACGGGGATGCCACTGCCGACGAGCTGCTCGACGGTGCGCTCGTGGCCTCGCACCCCCTCGAGTTTCACCGCCGAGGCACCCGCACGCATCAGCGCGCCCGCGACGTCGAGCGCGGTCTCCGGGCCTTTGCGAAAGGTGAGAAACGGCATGTCGGCCACGACGAAGAGTTCGGGCGCACCGCGCCGGACGGCGGCAGTGTGCGCGACCATCATTTCGGGCGTCGCGTGCAGCGTGTCCGCGAAGCCGTGCACGACCATGGCCACGCTGTCGCCCACGAGCAGGCAGTCGACCCCAGCCTGCGCAGCGAGACGCGCGGACCAAGCATCGTAGCTGGTGACCATTCCGATCGGCCGACCGTCTCGTCGGGCCCGGGCGAAATCGAGGATCCCCTTCATGATAAGAAGGGAAGAGACGCGGCGTCGCGAAGGCGCGCGCGCGACGAGGAGCGGGACGTGGGTGCTTGTCTCATGGGATCAAGTCCTCGGAGTCCGAGTGGAAGAAACGGTGGATCTGTGGTTGCCGTCGGTCGCGATCGAGTTCGCGCCGACCGAAGCACCATGATCCGAACGGACCGGAGCGCAACCTCTTTGAGCCCCCGGGAATCCAAGCCACCGCTGAAGATTCTTCCAAGTCGTGCCGATTTCGTGCGGGAAGAATCGTCCTGCCCGGTTCAACTCGGCATCGCCACGCGATCGATTTTTCGCCAAACGATTCCAAAACCCGTTCGTCTCATGAAGTACCTCGTCGTTCTCGCCCTCTCCGCATTCGGAGTCTCCTTCGCTTCCGCCAGCTCCTGCTGCGGGTCGGCTGCTGCCGCCAAAGTCGCCGCCGCTCCCACCGAGGCCGCGTGCTGCTCGGAAACGGCCGCGAAGACCGCCAAGGCCGAGTGCTGCTCCGCCGACATGGCCTGTTGCGCGGAAGGCAAGGCCTGCTGTGCAGCCGGCTCGAAGACGGCCTGCGCCGAAGCCGCGTGCTGCACCGAAGGGGGCGACGGTCTCGTCGGCGTCTACGAAAAGGTGGCGCTCGCGCTCGCCGCAGACGACCTCGCCGCCGCCCGACTCGCGTCGGACAAACTCGCCTGCTACGCCACCTGCAAGGAGGACAAAGCCCTCGCCGCCCACGTCGCGATGTTTGCGCGTGCCGCCTCGCTCGAAGACGCCCGCGACGCCTTCAAGGCCGTGAGCGCCAGCGTCGTCGCGAAGGCAGACGGCACCGCCGATTGCTACATCATGTCCTGCCCGAAATCGGGTGCCGAATGGGTGCAGTCGACCAAGGCCGTCGCCAATCCGTTCCTCGGCAAGGCCGCCGCCGGTGCCGGCACGGTCAAGAAGACCAGCACCACGGGCATCTGAGTCCGGCGTTTCGGGCCACTTCCCGATCCGCGAAATCAACGACCCCGGCCGCGCGCGAGCCGGGGTTTTTCGTATCTGCTCGGATACCGAAGCGCGGCACCGACGCAACGCCTCGGCTTCGACGCATCGGAGATTCTCGCGAACTGAGGTAGGTGTCGTTTTCGGCTTCGACACGCGGCCGGTCGATGCTCTTGATTTCTCGCGAAATCATCGGCGGATCTCCCCCTTACCCGCACCGCCGAGGCAACCCCTCCGTCATCCTCGACATCGCAACGCAGCACCCTGCCCATGAGTCCTGACCGCTTCTTTCGCGCCAGTTGTCTGGCCCTCGTCGTCACCGCCATGAGTTTCGCTTTACGAGGCGAAGCCGCCGGATCTTGGGCCGCGGAGTTCTCGCTCACCAACGAGCAGGTCGGCTGGATCAACGGCACCGCCTTCTGGGGCTTCACGCTCGCCATGATCTTCGGCGGGCCGCTCTGCGACGCCCTCGGCCTCGGGCGCATCGTCGGGATCGCGTTCTTCGGGCACATCGGCGGCATCCTCCTCACGATTTTCGCGTGGGACTACTGGAGTCTCTATGCCGGCACTCTGCTTTTCGGCATCGCCAACGGCTCCGTAGAAGCCGCCTGCAACCCCCTCATCGCCACACTCTACCCGAACGACAAGACGACGAAGCTCAACCACTTCCACGTCTGGTTTCCCGGCGGTATCGTCATCGGAGGTCTGCTCGCGTTCGCCTTCGGCAAGATGGGCCTCGGCTGGAAATGGCAGTTCGCCAGCATGCTGATACCCGCCGTCGGCTACGGCATGATGTTTCTCGGGCAAAAGTTCCCGCGCACCGAGCGCGTCGAGCAGGGCGTCTCCACCGGCCAGATGTGGGTAGCATGTCTCAACCCCCTCTTTTTGCTCATGGTGATCTGCATGCTCATGACTGCCGCGACCGAGCTCGGGCCAGGCCAGTGGATCCCCAACATCCTCACCAACGCCGGCGTGTCCGGCATCCTCGTGCTCGTGTGGATCACCGGCTTGATGGCCGTGGGTCGGCAGTTCGCCGGAGCGTTCGTTCACCGCCTTTCGCCCATGGGCATGCTCCTGATGAGTGCGGTCGTGAGCGCCCTCGGCCTCTTCGCCATGAGCAAGGCTTCGGGCATGCTGCTGTTCGGTGCCGCCACGATCTTCGCCTTCGGCGTGTGCTTCTTCTGGCCCACGATGCTCGGCTTCGTGAGCGAGCGATTCCCCAAGACCGGTGCCCTCGGCCTCGCCGTGATGGGCGGCGCCGGCATGCTCAGCGTGAGCTTCGTCCTTCCGGTGATGGGCAAGTGGTACGACGAGGGCATCGCCGCTCGTCTCGCCGCCGACCCGGTCGCCGCTGCCGCCGCCGCGACGGAAACGCCGGTCGCCATTCAAGCTGCCGCCGGACTCGAAACACTCGGCAAGGTGGCCACGTTGCCCGTCGTCTTGGCGGTGGTCTTCCTCGTGCTGCTTCTGACGGTGCGCAAACACCCCTCGAAGGCACACTGATCCGCGAAAGTCGCAGCCCACGATCTACATCAAGCAGGAGAGCGACCTCACCGAGGTCGCTCTCTTTTTTTGACCGAGACGTTGCGGACGCGGTCGCGGGAGGGCTCAGACTCCCGCCAGATCGTCGGCGAGCAACACCGCGGCGATCCGGTCGCGCTCGGCCGCGAAGGATCCGTGCGCGAGCGGCCGCTTCGCTTTCGCGTACCAGTAGGCCGCGTTGGTCTCGTCGCCTTCCTTGCGATGGAGAAACGCATGCACCCACGCGCAGTTGCCGCTGGAGTCGTTTTGTACGAGCACGTGCGCCTTGTGCCAGTCTCCCTTGGCCTCCCACCACAAAGCCTGCAACGCCACCGCGAGGCCACGCGGAGGATGCGTCTCGGAGGCGACCGCGAGGTTGAATTCGTCGAGCGTCATGGCGGTGTTTAAACGTTGTCGAAGACCGGATGGAAGGAGTTGCTGGTCGGCGCGGATGCGAAAGCGCGGCGCGTTGAGATGACGAAACAAACGATAGCTCCGATCGGTGCGCTTTGCCAGCGGATTGGCTGGCGCGCGCTCGATCCAAAGGCCCTGCGCCGCCTCGTGCGGCTGGCGCGCGCCGAGGATCTCGCCGGGGAGGGATTCGTCGCCAAACCCTCGCGCCGCGGCGACGCGACGACGCGGGCCGTGGTCGGCCGCGAACACGGCCAGGCCGAGTTGCGCGCTCGTCGCGAGATGGTCGCGTGCGGCTTGCCGCTCGTGCCCCTCGTCCTCGAAGCGTACGGGGGCGGCGCTCGCTTCCGGCCTCGCGTCCGCGACGGCGCCGAAGTTGCGGCCGACACGGTCCTCGGCACGCTCCTCGGCCCCGCCCGCGTCCTCCTGCAGGCGGAACGGGTGTTGCTCAATTTCCTCCAACGCCTCTCCGGCATCGCCACCTACACTCGCGCTCACGTCCGCGCCCTCGGCGACTCCCCCACCCGCTTGCTAGACACCCGCAAGACCACACCGGGCTACCGAGCCCTCGAGAAATACGCCGTCGCCACCGGCGGTGCCTGGAACCATCGCCTCGGCCTCTTCGATCGTGTCTTGATCAAGGACAACCACCTCGCCGCCTCCGGCGCCACGCGCGGCGATCGCCTCGCCCACGCCGTCCGCGTCGCGCGGCACCGCGCACCCGGCCTGCGCGTGGAAGTCGAGATCGATGCACTCGAACAACTCGAGCCAGTGCTCGAAGCGGGTGCAGACGTCGTCATGTTCGACAATTTCTCCCTCCCCGATCTCCGAGTCGCCGTCGCCCGCGCCGCTGGCCGCACCCGCACCGAAGCCAGCGGCGGCATCACCGTCCAGACGCTACCCGCCCTCGCACACGTCGGGCTCGATTTCATTTCGACCGGCGCGCTCGTCCACCAGAGCACGTGGATCGACATCGGGCTCGATTGGGTCTGAACCCCACGCACCCGTTCCGTGAACTCCAGCGAACCTCGTCCCGACTCCTCTCTCGCCCCCGACATCACGATCGTGCGCGAGCTGCTCGCCGCCGGCGAGGGATTCGTCTCCGGCGAACGCCTCGCCGAAGCCCTCGGCATGTCGCGCGTCGCGGTCTGGAGCCACATCGAGAAGCTCCGCTCCCTCGGCTTCGCCGTCGAAGCCGTCCGTCGCAAGGGCTACCGCCTCGCCGAACGTCCGGCGCATCTCGACCCGATCCTGCTCGCTGCTCTGTTGCCCGCGCGACACGTGCCCGCCGAGTTCGCGCTGCTCGACGAGGTCGACAGCACCAACTCCGAGGCCGAACGTCGGCTCGCCGGTGGAGCGGCCACGCCGCTCGTCGTGGTTTCGCGGATACAGACGCGCGGTCGCGGACGCCTCGGCCGACGCTGGGAGAGCACCGACACCGGCAACCTCTACGTCTCCTTCGCCTTCCGTCCGCGCTTGCGCCCGCAACGCATGCAGGACTTCACGCTCTGGATGGGCGTCAACGTCTGCGAAGCCCTCGCCGCCTCCTGCCGCTTCGACGCCGGCGTGAAGTGGCCCAACGACATCCTCCACGGCGGCCGCAAGCTCGGCGGCATGCTCACCGAGGCGCGTATCGACGCCGACAGTACACGCGACGTCGTCTTCGGCCTCGGCCTCAACATCAACAGCCAGCGCTCCGACTGGCCGCCCGAGATCGCCCCGCGCACCACCTCGGTCGCCGAAGCCACCGGACGGAAGGTCGACCTCAACCGCGTCTCCGCCGCGGTGATCGCACGCGTCCTCGCCGCCTACGAACGGTTCGTCGAAGGCGACCACCGCGCCGACTTCGAGCGTCTCTGGGCCCGCTTCGACCTTCTCCGTGATCGCCGCATCGCCGTGCTCGTCGGCGACGAGCGCATCGAAGGAGTCGCCGAGGGCCTCGATCCCGTCGGAGCCTTGCGGCTGCGCGACGATCAAGGCCGCGTCCATCGTTGTCTCGCCGGCGACGTCACGATCGAAAAAGCCCCTCTCTGAGCCGGCAGCGCACGCTCCACGTGCGGTTACACGCCGGTTACACGGCGCTGCGTCGCTTTCCGCTACGATGGGGGCCGATGAAAACGACCCACGCCCGCCTTCGCCCTCTACTTCTCGCCACCGCTTGCGCCGTCGCCGGACTCGTCGCGGTCCCACACGCCCGAGCCCACGGCCACCCCGTGGTCGACGACGTCCGTCCGCACCACGGTCCTCGCATCCAACTCGCCCTCCTGCTCGACACGAGCAACAGCATGGACGGCCTCATCGACCAAGCCCGCTCCCGCCTCTGGTCGATCGTGGGCGACCTCGCCCGCGCTCATCACGGTGGCCGTCGTCCGCGCCTCGAAGTCGCCCTCTACGAATACGGCAACAACCGACTGTCTCGAGACAGTGGATACATCCGCGAAGTCTGCTCGTTCACCGACGATCTCGACCTCGTTTCCGAACACCTCTTCTCCCTCCGCACCAACGGCGGCGACGAATACTGCGGCGCCGTCATCGACCGCGCTCTCGGCGATCTCGCGTGGAGCAACCGCCCGGACGACCTGCGCCTGATCTTCATCGCCGGCAACGAACCCTTCACCCAAGGACCGGTCGACTTCCGCCCCGTCGTGCGCCGCGCCGCACGCCGCGACATCACGGTAAACTCGATCTTCTGCGGCCCCGCCCATCAAGGCATCGCCACCCACTGGCAGCAGGGCGCGCTCCTCGCCGGCGGCGCCTTCGCCAACATCGACCAAAACCGCCGCATCCCGCACATCGACGCACCACAAGACACCGAACTCGCGACCCTCAATTCCCGGCTCAACCTCACCTACCTCGGCTACGGCCCCGCCGGCCGCGCTCGGGCCGAAACCCAACGTATCCAAGATTCCAATGCGCTCGCCGCCGCCCCTTCCTCGTTCGCCTCGCGCGTCGCCGCCAAGGCCGGCGCCCTCTACAACAACTACTCGTGGGACCTCGTCGACGCCTCCCGCGAAGGCACGATCAAAGTCGAAGAACTCGAGCGCGATGCCCTGCCCGACGAACTCAAGGACCTGTCCGCCGAACAACGTCGCGAGCGCATCGAAGCCGCCGCGCGCGAACGCGAGCAACTCCAAGCCCGCATCCGAGAACTCGCCCGCGAGCGCGAAGCCTACGTCGCCGCCGAACTCGCCCGCATCTCCGACGGCACGACCGACTCCGCGCTCGACAAAGCCGTCCTCGCCTCCGTCCGCGCTCAAGCCGTGAAGAAGAACTACGCCTTCGACACCGAGTGAAACGCCTCGAGTGGCGACGGCGCGCCGTGCGAACTCGCAGCGCGCCGTTGCCTCCACCCGTCATTCGCGCCCAGCATCCGCTCTACATCCCATCCACACCATGGCCAAGCCCCGCATCCTCGTCGTGGAAGACGACGCCCCCATCCGTCGCGGCATGGTCGACGCCCTCGGTTTCGAAGGCTACGAGGTCGTCGAAGCCCCCGACGGCCACGCCGGCATGCGCAGCGCTGTGCAAGGCGGTTACGATCTCCTCCTGCTCGATCTCGTGCTCCCGGGCCCCGGCGGTCTCGACATCCTCGCCGAGGTGAAGCTGACGCGCCCCACCATGCCCGTCATCATCCTCTCGGCCAAAGGCGAAGAAGCCGATCGCGTGCGAGGCCTCAAACTCGGTGCCGACGACTACGTGGTGAAACCTTTCTCCGTGCGCGAGCTGCTCGCCCGCGTCGAAGCCGTCCTCCGCCGCTCGCCCGAACGCCCGCGCGAGAAGACCACGCTTCGACTCCCCACCGGCGTCGCCGACCTCGGCCGCGCCGAAATACGTTTCGACGACGGCACGCGCGCCGAACTCCCCGAGCGCGAATACGAACTCCTGCGCTACCTCGCCGCCAACGCCGGACGCGTCGTCTCCCGCGACGAAATCCTCGCCCGCGTCTGGCGGCTCGACCCGCACGCCGTCGCCACCCGCGCCGTCGACATGCAGATCGCTCGTCTGCGCGAGCGGCTGCGCGACGACGCCGCCGACCCACGTATCCTCGTGACCGTGCGCGGCCGCGGTTACGTCTTCTCACCGGAGGCCCGCAAGGGATGAAACGCCCGCTCGCCGTCGCGCTCGTGTTCGCCGCTTGCGTCGCCGTGGGCTTCGGCGTCCTCGCGTGGTTTTCCGGCGTCGTCCTGCGTCTCGACCGCGAGGCTGCCGAGGCCCGGCGTCTCGCACAACGCGAGGAAGCCGTTCGCCTCGCGCTCTGGCGTATGGATTCCGCCCTCGCCGGTATCCACGGATTGGAATCGGCTCGTCCATCGCGCGACTTCGAACCCTTCCACGTCCTCGAACCGGCATACTCCTCGCGACTCGAGCCGTTCCCCGCGGCCTCGGTCTGGGCTCCGTCTCCACTTCTCGGATACACGCCCGACTTCGTTCGCCTCCACTTCCGCATCGAGCCCGACGGCTCCGTGTCGTCGCCTCAGTCGCCGCCTCCGGCGCTCCGCGACGCCGCACTCCGCGCCGGTGTCGACGAGCGAACGCTGGACCTCGGAAACGAGCACCTCGAGCGGTTGCGCACCTCGCTGGAACCGCGCCGCCTCTACGCCCTCGCCACCCGCCCGGGAGAGCCGCCCGGCGGCACCCCGCGAACGGTCTCCCGCTTCCGCCAAGCCGAGGCGGCCGCGGATCTCGCCGCGTTCGACGCCCCGCTATCGGCGGCGCCGCCTCCGTCGATCCCACCCCTCGGCGAAGCTTCCGCCCAAGCGGCGAAGAACACCGCGGAGGAACTCCAGCGCCGCGAACTCTATCTACAGCAAAACATCCGCAACTTCGAGGCCGCGCGCCGCGCGGAAGTCGCCTCCGAGGAAGACTCCGGCGCCGGTGCTCTCGCACGTTTCTCGCGGCCACTCGCGAGCAAGACCCGTGCGGCGGCGTCGACGCCCGCACCCGCCGCGAAGCCCGAGTCGGAGCGCACGACCACCGCCGCCGACGTATCCACGGATCACCTACAAGACACCATGCTCGCGGCGGAGTCCGTATCGACGACGCCTTCCGTGATACCGCTTCCCGCCCTCTTGCGCGCCGCTTGGCTCGACGGCGAGCTGCTCCTCCTGCGCGAGACGCGACGCGACGCGGCGACGGTGGTCGAAGGCGTCTGGCTCGACTGGCCCGAGATCGAGGCATGGTTGCTCGGACGCATCACCGACCTCCTTCCCGAGGCCGAGATCCGTCCTGCCGGCGAAGTCGACCTCGTCCCGTCCGGCTCGTCCGAGAACGGCACACGACGTCTCGCATTCCTGCCTCTCGTCCTCGATCCCGGCCCTCTCGCATCCACGAACGCGCAAATCGCCGCTTGGTCCCCGCTGCGCATCAGCCTCGCCGCCGCATGGATCTCCGCCGCGATCGGCGCCCTCGCCCTCGGTGCGCTCACGCTCGGCACCCTTCGCCTCAGCGAGCGGCGCGGCGCGTTCGTCTCCGCAGTCACACACGAACTGCGCACGCCCCTCACGACGTTTCGCATGTACACCGAAATGCTCTCCGGCGGCATGGTCCGCGACGAGGCGCGGCGTCGCGAGTATCTGGATACGCTCCGCACCGAATCCGACCGCCTCGCGCATCTCGTCGACAACGTCCTCGGTTACTCCCGCATCGAACGCGGGCGCGCCGCCAGCCGAGTCGAAGAGACGACCGCCTCCGAGTTGCTCGCGCGTATGGAACGCCGCTTGCGCGAACGTCTCGCCCAAGTCGGCACCGCCCTCGAAGTCGCGATCGACCCGGCCACCGCCGACGCTCCGCTCCGCACCGACACGACCGCCGTCGAGCAGGTGTTGTTCAACCTCGTCGACAACGCCGCCAAGTACGCCCGCCCTCCGGCCGACGCACCAGCCGCCGCCGCCGTCGTCCGCATCCGGGTCGGTCCCGCGGCACGCGACCGCATCGCTTTCCGCGTGATCGACGGTGGCCCCGGGTTGCCCCCGGACGCGCGCCGCCGACTCTTCCGACCGTTCTCGAAGTCTGCGCACGATGCGGCGGGGAAACAGCCCGGCGTCGGCTTGGGACTCGCGCTCTGTCGCCGGCTCGCCCGTGGCGAGTTGAAAGGCGATCTCGTTCTCGAGAGAACCGGTCCTCGAGGTGCGGTGTTTCGCTTCGAGTTGCCGCTCGGCTGAACGGTTCGGTCTTCAGATTCGTCGGCCGAGTGCGTCGCCTTGCTCCGAGTCGAGATCGAAGAAAGGCATCCCCGTCTTCGCCGCGAGCCATCGGCCGAGCATGCGTGGCGTGATCGGATCGTGCAGGACGGAGACGATCCGACGTGTCGTCCCCCTTTTTCCGACGGATCCATCCGCAGCGTGATCCGGTGCTACGCCGATCAATTCGTAGTGAGTGTCACCGTCGCTGTCGGAGCGCTCGAGCATGCGAAGTTCGGAACACTCGAAGACCTTACGAGCGTTTCGCCGAACACGTCGATGGAGCGCGGCCCGCCCTTCCCTTATTCGCCATTCGGCCCGCGTCCAAGAGAGCCGAGCCGTTCCCCAGGCCATCCCTCCGGCGACCAAACTCACGATCGTCGCGGGAACGACCAAACCGGGGTGTTCCCGTGTTTCGAACCAGAGGGAGGCCGCACCGGCACTCGCGACCAAACAGAGGCATCCCGCGATTCGGGCAAGCCGCGTCCGCACGTCGGGATCTTGCACCAGCGCCGTCCCGCCTTCGGCTATCGCGACTTCGCACCATCCTTCCGGCAGCACCGTCGTCGGAGGTCGCTCGAACGGCAGGGAGAGCTCCGCACACAGTTCGGCTGCGACTTCGGAGCGTCGCTCGTGCGAGTCGAAACGCGCCAGTTCGATCACTCCCGTTTTCGTGATCGCCGCCAGGGCCCCGCCAATCGGAACACCGTGAAGCGCCAGCAGATCGGACCGCGCATGGAAGCGCGAGCGCATGAACGGTCGTCGTCCCTTTTCCACGAGGAGGCCGTCGGCCGTCGCCACCAAGCCGACTCTGCCGGCCACCAACCACTCGAACTCACGAATCGCGACGATCCCGCCGAAGGTCCAGAAAGTCAGCCAAACCAACAAGAAGCCGCCGACCGCAATTGCCGCCGACAACTCGGGGACGGGCTGACCCGGCGAGAGGGGTTCGCCTGTGATCAAGGCCCACCCACCTGCGACGAGGATCGCGGAAGCGAACGCTTCCCCCGCGAGCCAGAACACGAGCCAGACGAAGAGAAACGCCGCCGTGCCGAAGCGTCCCCGACCGGTCGGTCGGATTTCGGCTTCCAGTCCCCTGAACGTGCGTCGACAGATCATCGTTGAGTAGAGTTCGCCGGTGGACACGAGTCCTTGAGGACCGCGTCGGCGCTCGGCCGGGTTTTTTGTTTCGCGGACCCGGTCGCCACTCCTACTGTCTGAAGTCTGCGTGACGGATTCCGAGACAACGATCGAGGTCGAGCACCTCTACAAGCGCTTCGGCGGGGTCGAAGCCGTGAACAACATCTCGTTCGAGGTGCGGCGCGGCGAGATCATCGGCTTTCTCGGACCCAACGGCGCGGGCAAGAGCACGACCATGCGCATCCTCACCGGCTACGTGCCCGCCACCTCGGGCATCGTTCGCATCTGCGGCTATTCGGTCGCCGGGGAGCCTACCCAAGTGAAGCGCCGCATCGGCTACATGCCGGAAAACAACCCTCTCCCCGAAGACCTCCGCGTCCGCGAATACCTCGCCTGGCGCGGTCGGCTCAAGGAACTGGGCGGCAAACGCCTCCGTGAGCGCCTCGAGACCGCCCTCGAGGTGTGCGACTTGCACCGCTCCCAGAATCGCATCATCGGGAAACTCTCCAAAGGCTACCGTCAACGCGTCGGTGTCGCCGACGCCATCCTCGCCGAGCCGGACGTGATCATCATGGACGAGCCGACCATCGGCCTCGATCCCCACCAGATCCTCATGATCCGCGACCTGATCGCGAGCCTGCGCGGGCGCATGAGCGTGCTCATCTCCAGCCACATCCTGCCCGAGATCGAGATGACCTGCGACCGCGTCATCATCATCAACCAAGGCCGGATCGTCGCGAGCGGCACCCCTTCGCAGTTGCGCAACGAGTTCCTCCTGCGCGCCACCTACGAACTCGAGATCAAGGGCGACATCCGCGAAGCCCAGCAGACGCTCGCCGCCTTCACCCCCAAGGAACAAGTCGAGCACGCCCTCGAGCGCCCCGACCGCGACGGGTTCTACCGTATCAACGTCCAACTCCGCTCCGACCGGCACTACGGCGAAGACATCCTCTCGGCGGTGAACACCAACCCACGCCTGCGCATCCGCGCCCTCCGGCGACGCGAGGCCTCGCTCGAGGAAGTGTTCCTCGCCGCCACCCGGCGGAGTTGGGACACCGTCACCCCGCTCGCCGGTCGCGATGCGGCACGTGACGCGACCGCGTCCGTGCCCTCTGCGGACGCGCCGCGTCCCGCGGCCGCCCCTGCCGAGCCGCTTCCCCTCTCGCCCGACCGTCCCTCGTGAAGCACTTTTTCACCCTCCTCCGCCACGAGATCCGCGCGCTGCTCATCAGCCCGGCCACCTACATCGCCACGGTCCTGTTTCTCGGGCTCATGGGCTTCGTCTTTCAGGACCTGCTCGTCGGCTACGTGCGCGAGGCGCGCGACACCTCCCCCGCCGTCGACTTCTTCAAGCTCTTCTGGCTGCCCGTCTTCTTCCTCGCTCCGCTCCTGACCATGCGCAGCCTCGCCGAGGAACGCCGTCTCGGCACGATCGAGACGCTCATGACCACGCCGGTCACGACGGCCGAAGTCATCCTCGCGAAGTTCACCGCCGCCTACGGGTTCTACCTCGTGCTCTGGCTGAGCACCACGAGCTTCCATGCGCTGCTCTTCCACTTCGCCAAGAACCCGCAGGTTCTCGACCCGGGCCCGTTGATCGGCGGCTACGCGTTCGTCGCCCTCAGCGGCTTGATGTTCATCGCCTCCGGTATCTTCGCCAGCGCGCTCACCCGCAGCCAACTCGTCGCCGGGCTGCTCACGCTCACCATCTCCTTCGTCTTCACCATCGGCTTCCGCTACCTCGACGGGTTCGCCGTCTTCCAAGGCGATCCCGACAGTTTCCGCGCGACGATCGTCGACCACATCCAGATCTTCCGACATGCCGAAGACTTCGTCAGCGGAGTGATCGATACCCGCGCCCCGGTCCTCTACCTCACCGCGACCGGCCTGCTCCTCTTTCTCGCCATGCTGGCACTCGACGCCCGCGCGGTCCGCAACTGACCGACGCCCATGAAGACGTTCGAGACGTTCGAGTCCAACCGGTGGGTCTGGCGGATCAACATCACGCTTCAGATCATCCTCGTCCTCGCGCTCGCCGGACTCGCCAACTATCTGGGGATGAACGCCTACACGCGTTACGACCTCACGCGCAACCGCACCTTCTCCCTCTCCGCCGAAACGCTCTCCTACATCCGCGAACTGCGCGATCCCGTCACGGTCGTC from Opitutales bacterium ASA1 encodes the following:
- the panB gene encoding 3-methyl-2-oxobutanoate hydroxymethyltransferase, translated to MKGILDFARARRDGRPIGMVTSYDAWSARLAAQAGVDCLLVGDSVAMVVHGFADTLHATPEMMVAHTAAVRRGAPELFVVADMPFLTFRKGPETALDVAGALMRAGASAVKLEGVRGHERTVEQLVGSGIPVMGHLGLTPQSVHQLGGYRVQGRSAEDAARLLEDARTLQALGAFALVLECVPEQLATDATEALAIPTIGIGSGPRTSGQVLVLHDLLGLSDEFRPRFARRYLEGHALVRDALQRYVTDVREARFPAREEVLC
- the nadC gene encoding carboxylating nicotinate-nucleotide diphosphorylase, with the translated sequence MTKQTIAPIGALCQRIGWRALDPKALRRLVRLARAEDLAGEGFVAKPSRRGDATTRAVVGREHGQAELRARREMVACGLPLVPLVLEAYGGGARFRPRVRDGAEVAADTVLGTLLGPARVLLQAERVLLNFLQRLSGIATYTRAHVRALGDSPTRLLDTRKTTPGYRALEKYAVATGGAWNHRLGLFDRVLIKDNHLAASGATRGDRLAHAVRVARHRAPGLRVEVEIDALEQLEPVLEAGADVVMFDNFSLPDLRVAVARAAGRTRTEASGGITVQTLPALAHVGLDFISTGALVHQSTWIDIGLDWV
- a CDS encoding biotin--[acetyl-CoA-carboxylase] ligase, with amino-acid sequence MNSSEPRPDSSLAPDITIVRELLAAGEGFVSGERLAEALGMSRVAVWSHIEKLRSLGFAVEAVRRKGYRLAERPAHLDPILLAALLPARHVPAEFALLDEVDSTNSEAERRLAGGAATPLVVVSRIQTRGRGRLGRRWESTDTGNLYVSFAFRPRLRPQRMQDFTLWMGVNVCEALAASCRFDAGVKWPNDILHGGRKLGGMLTEARIDADSTRDVVFGLGLNINSQRSDWPPEIAPRTTSVAEATGRKVDLNRVSAAVIARVLAAYERFVEGDHRADFERLWARFDLLRDRRIAVLVGDERIEGVAEGLDPVGALRLRDDQGRVHRCLAGDVTIEKAPL
- a CDS encoding response regulator transcription factor; the encoded protein is MAKPRILVVEDDAPIRRGMVDALGFEGYEVVEAPDGHAGMRSAVQGGYDLLLLDLVLPGPGGLDILAEVKLTRPTMPVIILSAKGEEADRVRGLKLGADDYVVKPFSVRELLARVEAVLRRSPERPREKTTLRLPTGVADLGRAEIRFDDGTRAELPEREYELLRYLAANAGRVVSRDEILARVWRLDPHAVATRAVDMQIARLRERLRDDAADPRILVTVRGRGYVFSPEARKG
- a CDS encoding ABC transporter ATP-binding protein is translated as MTDSETTIEVEHLYKRFGGVEAVNNISFEVRRGEIIGFLGPNGAGKSTTMRILTGYVPATSGIVRICGYSVAGEPTQVKRRIGYMPENNPLPEDLRVREYLAWRGRLKELGGKRLRERLETALEVCDLHRSQNRIIGKLSKGYRQRVGVADAILAEPDVIIMDEPTIGLDPHQILMIRDLIASLRGRMSVLISSHILPEIEMTCDRVIIINQGRIVASGTPSQLRNEFLLRATYELEIKGDIREAQQTLAAFTPKEQVEHALERPDRDGFYRINVQLRSDRHYGEDILSAVNTNPRLRIRALRRREASLEEVFLAATRRSWDTVTPLAGRDAARDATASVPSADAPRPAAAPAEPLPLSPDRPS